From a region of the Corallococcus coralloides DSM 2259 genome:
- a CDS encoding dipeptidase, translating into MGDVKELHRQWCIADGHADSLMWNRDLCERSTEGHVDFPRLREAGVKLQCFTLVTRGFPFIGGFPLFAAWRKWPREARGSEWTRALWQIEKLDAFCARSGDTVRVATTGAGLEDNLAHGRLSAVLGVEGGHAIEGQVERLAELHRRGVRFMGLTHLSNNDLGGSSFPMMGNRGLTPLGHQVMEEMARLGMSVDVAHASEQTLTDLFAHPTVRYFCSHTGVRAAGGGWRNLSDEALRTIAQRGGVVGIILAPVYLGGDTWDDVVRHVEHAVDVMGEEGVGVGSDYDGMVALPRGMRDVTDLPRLTEALLKRHPESWVERVMGGNFRRYFRETLGGG; encoded by the coding sequence ATGGGTGACGTGAAGGAGCTGCACCGTCAGTGGTGCATCGCGGATGGACACGCGGATTCGCTGATGTGGAACCGCGACCTGTGCGAACGGTCGACGGAGGGGCACGTGGACTTCCCCCGCCTGCGCGAGGCGGGGGTGAAGCTGCAGTGCTTCACGCTGGTGACCCGGGGCTTCCCGTTCATTGGCGGCTTCCCGCTGTTCGCCGCGTGGCGCAAGTGGCCCCGCGAGGCGCGCGGGAGCGAGTGGACGCGCGCGCTCTGGCAGATTGAAAAGCTGGACGCCTTCTGCGCCCGCTCCGGGGACACCGTGCGCGTCGCCACCACGGGGGCGGGGCTGGAGGACAACCTCGCGCACGGGCGGCTGTCGGCGGTGCTGGGCGTGGAGGGCGGCCACGCGATTGAAGGCCAGGTGGAGCGGCTGGCGGAGCTGCACCGGCGCGGGGTGCGCTTCATGGGGCTCACGCACCTGTCCAACAACGACCTGGGCGGTTCGTCGTTTCCCATGATGGGCAACCGGGGGCTGACGCCGCTGGGGCACCAGGTGATGGAGGAGATGGCCCGCCTGGGGATGAGCGTGGACGTGGCGCACGCCTCCGAACAGACGCTCACGGACCTCTTCGCGCATCCCACGGTGCGCTACTTCTGTTCGCACACCGGCGTGCGCGCGGCGGGCGGTGGCTGGCGCAACCTGTCCGACGAGGCCCTGCGCACCATTGCCCAGCGCGGCGGCGTGGTGGGCATCATCCTGGCGCCGGTGTACCTGGGCGGCGACACGTGGGACGACGTGGTCCGCCACGTGGAGCACGCCGTGGACGTGATGGGGGAGGAGGGCGTGGGCGTGGGCAGCGACTACGACGGCATGGTGGCGCTGCCCCGGGGCATGCGGGATGTGACGGACCTGCCCCGACTGACGGAGGCGCTGCTCAAACGACACCCGGAGTCCTGGGTGGAACGTGTGATGGGTGGCAACTTCCGGCGTTACTTTCGGGAGACGCTCGGCGGCGGTTGA
- a CDS encoding carboxymuconolactone decarboxylase family protein gives MLGSKEHVQAVLDDVQTAPIPEAEKALFAFVDKLNDTPGDVRREDVERMKAAGWSDEAVYDAVSVCALFNFYNRWIDGTGVQGLSPAMYERSGKRMAAGGYLPAPPPPSSGGEPER, from the coding sequence TTGCTGGGCAGCAAGGAGCACGTCCAGGCGGTGCTGGACGATGTGCAGACGGCCCCCATCCCGGAGGCCGAGAAGGCGCTGTTCGCCTTCGTGGACAAACTCAACGACACACCGGGAGACGTGCGCCGCGAGGACGTGGAGCGCATGAAGGCGGCCGGCTGGTCGGACGAGGCCGTCTACGACGCGGTCTCCGTCTGCGCCCTCTTCAACTTCTACAACCGGTGGATTGACGGCACCGGGGTCCAGGGCCTCTCACCGGCCATGTACGAACGGTCCGGGAAGCGCATGGCCGCGGGTGGCTACCTGCCCGCGCCCCCTCCCCCGTCCTCCGGAGGGGAACCGGAGCGCTGA
- a CDS encoding peroxidase produces MMKSPAPENMYLPDVESHESDGHYGKMIAMARAGGMTPPGIWHLFAYKPRMTDALSAFTHEVMRGPSPLSAGLRELIAAYTSRRNACVF; encoded by the coding sequence ATGATGAAGTCCCCCGCTCCGGAAAACATGTACCTGCCCGACGTGGAGTCGCACGAGTCCGACGGGCACTACGGGAAGATGATCGCCATGGCGCGGGCCGGGGGCATGACGCCGCCGGGCATCTGGCACCTGTTCGCGTACAAGCCTCGCATGACGGACGCGCTGTCCGCCTTCACCCACGAGGTGATGCGCGGCCCGTCGCCGCTGTCGGCCGGATTGCGGGAGCTCATCGCCGCGTACACGTCGCGGCGCAACGCCTGCGTATTTTGA
- a CDS encoding alpha/beta fold hydrolase — MLTVAVDGVALHFRDVGQGLPVLLMHAFPLDGSAFDRQVAALSGRYRFLVPDLRGFGQSRPGEGPTEMRKLAQDALALLDALNIDTAVVGGVSMGGYAALALLREDPGRVRGLVLSDTQCTADDAAGKDKREATAQQALKEGTASVVQGLVPKLVHAGPDSPVGREVTKLGLSVSPESIAAAQRGMALRLDSKDLLARYAGPALVVVGEHDTVTPLAKAKQMADLVQGARLEVIPGAAHLPNQEQPEAFNSVLDSFLASLA, encoded by the coding sequence ATGCTGACGGTCGCCGTGGATGGGGTTGCGCTGCACTTCCGGGACGTGGGCCAGGGGTTGCCGGTGCTGCTCATGCACGCCTTCCCGCTGGATGGCTCCGCGTTCGACCGGCAGGTGGCCGCGCTGTCCGGGCGCTACCGCTTCCTCGTGCCGGACCTGCGCGGCTTCGGGCAGAGCCGGCCAGGCGAAGGCCCCACGGAGATGCGCAAGCTGGCGCAGGACGCGCTCGCGCTGCTGGACGCGCTGAACATCGACACGGCGGTGGTGGGCGGCGTGTCCATGGGTGGCTACGCGGCCCTGGCGCTCTTGCGCGAGGATCCGGGCCGGGTGCGCGGGCTGGTGCTTTCGGACACGCAGTGCACCGCGGACGACGCCGCCGGAAAGGACAAGCGGGAGGCCACCGCGCAGCAGGCGCTGAAGGAAGGCACCGCGTCCGTCGTCCAGGGACTGGTGCCCAAGCTGGTCCACGCGGGGCCGGACTCACCGGTGGGCCGCGAGGTGACGAAGCTGGGGCTGTCCGTGTCGCCGGAGTCCATCGCCGCCGCGCAGCGGGGCATGGCGCTGCGGCTGGACAGCAAGGACCTGCTCGCGCGCTACGCGGGGCCCGCGCTGGTCGTGGTGGGCGAGCACGACACCGTGACGCCGCTGGCGAAGGCGAAGCAGATGGCGGACCTGGTGCAGGGCGCGCGGCTGGAGGTCATCCCCGGCGCGGCGCACCTGCCCAACCAGGAACAGCCGGAGGCGTTCAACTCGGTGCTGGACAGCTTCCTCGCGTCGCTGGCCTGA
- a CDS encoding magnesium transporter CorA family protein, with translation MIQVCLWEDGRAVSGGEELLEKPGPKWIDVLEPNAEVLGRLAERFQLHRLAVEDCLHLDQRPKLEEYPHHQFIVLQGFSCGPDVTELTLHEHHFFLAQDWLISVHALRLPSHDTVLRRVKDDPAGTLGRGVDVILYLLADALVDAQFPIMDDFGDQLDDLEDAIFAEPDPEHLQRIFQLKRALVTLRRVLSPQRDVVGMLARRGIPQIQEKTTLYFRDVYDHLIRLYEQIDASRDVVGNVMDGYLSMVAQRTNDISKQLTIFATLFLPLSFIVGFFGQNFEQLTGQGWYAAMWVTMVGFPLGLVGWFKYKKWI, from the coding sequence ATGATCCAGGTCTGTCTGTGGGAAGACGGCAGGGCTGTCTCGGGGGGTGAAGAACTGCTCGAAAAGCCGGGGCCCAAATGGATCGACGTCCTGGAGCCGAACGCGGAGGTGCTGGGCCGCCTGGCCGAGCGCTTCCAGTTGCACCGGCTGGCCGTGGAGGACTGCCTGCACCTGGACCAGCGGCCCAAGCTGGAGGAATACCCGCACCACCAGTTCATCGTGCTGCAGGGCTTCAGCTGTGGTCCGGACGTCACGGAGCTCACGCTGCACGAGCATCACTTCTTCCTCGCGCAGGACTGGCTCATCAGCGTGCACGCGCTGCGCCTGCCCAGCCATGACACCGTCCTGCGGCGCGTGAAGGACGACCCCGCGGGCACCCTGGGCCGGGGCGTGGACGTCATCCTCTACCTGCTCGCGGACGCGCTCGTGGACGCGCAGTTCCCCATCATGGACGACTTCGGCGACCAGCTGGACGACCTGGAGGACGCCATCTTCGCCGAGCCGGATCCCGAGCACCTGCAGCGCATCTTCCAGCTCAAGCGCGCGCTGGTGACGCTGCGCCGCGTGCTGTCCCCGCAGCGGGACGTGGTGGGCATGCTGGCGCGCCGGGGCATCCCGCAGATCCAGGAGAAGACGACGCTGTACTTCCGTGACGTCTACGACCACCTCATCCGGCTCTACGAGCAGATTGATGCCAGCCGCGACGTGGTGGGCAACGTGATGGACGGCTACCTGTCCATGGTGGCCCAACGCACCAACGACATCAGCAAGCAGCTCACCATCTTCGCCACCCTCTTCCTGCCCCTGTCCTTCATCGTGGGCTTCTTCGGGCAGAACTTCGAACAGTTGACGGGACAGGGCTGGTACGCCGCCATGTGGGTGACCATGGTGGGCTTCCCCCTGGGGCTCGTCGGCTGGTTCAAGTACAAGAAGTGGATCTGA
- a CDS encoding HAD-IIB family hydrolase, whose translation MEPRPLRLADLSGVQGVFTDVDGTLTTGHKLRSQTVRSLEQLSASGLRVVLVSGRPAGWGEAWARQLPVDGVVVENGGLFFLKDARGKLRKVYLEPPAQRVANRQRLEKEVERVLAQVPGARLSVDSRYTEVDLAVDYNEEARLGDEGASRIESLLRARGVTAVRSSVHVNCWLGRFDKLSASRRFAKVAWGEKLDPADGRYVYAGDSFNDAPMFQAFKLGVGVANVRAVLDRIDAPPAFITRAPEGRGFEELARALLARRRTTRSRSRGVST comes from the coding sequence GTGGAGCCGCGCCCCCTGCGGCTGGCGGACCTGTCCGGCGTGCAGGGCGTCTTCACCGACGTGGACGGCACGCTGACGACGGGCCACAAGCTGCGCAGCCAGACGGTGCGTTCCCTGGAGCAGCTGTCCGCGTCCGGCCTGCGCGTGGTGCTGGTGAGCGGCCGGCCGGCGGGGTGGGGTGAAGCATGGGCCCGCCAGCTCCCCGTGGATGGCGTCGTCGTGGAGAACGGCGGGCTGTTCTTCCTCAAGGACGCCAGGGGGAAGCTGCGCAAGGTGTACCTGGAGCCTCCCGCCCAGCGCGTGGCGAACCGCCAGCGCCTGGAGAAGGAGGTCGAGCGCGTGCTCGCCCAGGTGCCCGGCGCGCGCCTGTCCGTGGACAGCCGCTACACCGAAGTGGACCTGGCGGTGGACTACAACGAGGAGGCCCGGCTGGGCGATGAAGGGGCCTCCCGCATCGAGTCGCTGCTCAGGGCCCGGGGCGTGACGGCGGTGCGCTCGTCGGTCCACGTCAACTGCTGGCTGGGCCGCTTCGACAAGCTCTCCGCGTCGCGCCGCTTCGCCAAGGTGGCGTGGGGCGAGAAGCTGGACCCCGCGGACGGCCGGTACGTCTACGCGGGGGATTCTTTCAACGACGCTCCGATGTTCCAGGCGTTCAAGCTGGGCGTGGGCGTGGCCAACGTGCGCGCGGTGTTGGACCGCATCGACGCGCCGCCGGCCTTCATCACCCGGGCGCCCGAGGGGCGGGGCTTCGAGGAGCTGGCTCGTGCCCTCCTCGCCCGCCGCCGGACGACCCGCAGTCGCAGTCGAGGAGTTTCAACGTGA
- a CDS encoding class I SAM-dependent rRNA methyltransferase, with protein sequence MNVVKLELARGLGRHLRAGHPWVFRKALEHTPRIPAGSVVDLTENGKFVARGYYDPHSAIAVRVLTRDSRETVDSRFITQRVQRALAARTALIDLKDTDSYRLIHGEGDGLPGVVVDLYAGWAVMKLYSAGLTPYRPLIVEALKAGVPGLKGILGRDEVGRDDVEEDDGRGSGKMLWGEEAPELIPIRERGAVFLVDAWKGQKTGFFLDQRENRYLIRRLGQGRDVLNCFSFSGGFSVNAALGGANSVFSVDQDPEAIALARENFTRNGLPAAKHDFLAADVFALIQSFKEEGRTFDLIILDPPAFAKSQRAVEAAVDGYASLNRQALALLRPGGLLATASCSARVTGDMFMGAVREAGFKAGVDLALVEERYQPPDHPVRLQFPEGKYLKFYVMQSV encoded by the coding sequence GTGAATGTCGTGAAGCTGGAGCTGGCCCGAGGCCTGGGGCGTCACCTGCGTGCGGGGCACCCGTGGGTGTTCCGCAAGGCCCTGGAGCACACGCCGCGGATTCCGGCCGGCAGCGTGGTGGACCTGACGGAGAACGGGAAGTTCGTCGCGCGCGGGTACTACGATCCGCACTCGGCCATCGCGGTGCGCGTGCTCACGCGGGACTCGCGCGAGACGGTGGACTCGCGCTTCATCACCCAGCGCGTGCAGCGTGCCCTGGCCGCGCGCACGGCGCTCATCGACCTGAAGGACACGGACAGCTACCGCCTCATCCACGGCGAGGGCGACGGCCTGCCCGGCGTGGTGGTGGACCTGTACGCAGGCTGGGCGGTGATGAAGCTCTACTCCGCGGGCCTCACCCCGTACCGCCCCCTCATCGTGGAGGCGCTGAAGGCGGGCGTCCCGGGCCTCAAGGGCATCCTCGGCCGCGACGAGGTGGGGCGCGACGACGTGGAGGAGGACGACGGGCGCGGCAGCGGGAAGATGCTGTGGGGCGAGGAGGCCCCGGAGCTCATCCCCATCCGCGAGCGCGGCGCCGTCTTCCTCGTGGACGCGTGGAAGGGGCAGAAGACGGGCTTCTTCCTGGATCAGCGTGAGAACCGCTACCTCATCCGCCGCCTGGGGCAGGGCAGGGACGTGCTCAACTGCTTCAGCTTCAGCGGCGGCTTCTCCGTGAACGCGGCGCTGGGCGGGGCCAACAGCGTCTTCTCCGTGGATCAGGACCCGGAGGCCATCGCGCTGGCGCGGGAGAACTTCACGCGCAACGGGCTGCCGGCGGCGAAGCACGACTTCCTCGCTGCGGACGTGTTCGCGCTCATCCAGTCGTTCAAGGAGGAGGGCCGCACGTTCGACCTCATCATCCTGGACCCGCCCGCCTTCGCGAAGAGCCAGCGCGCGGTGGAGGCGGCCGTGGACGGCTACGCGTCCCTCAACCGGCAGGCCCTGGCGCTGCTGCGTCCCGGCGGCCTGCTGGCCACGGCGTCGTGCTCCGCGCGCGTGACGGGGGACATGTTCATGGGCGCCGTGCGCGAGGCGGGCTTCAAGGCCGGCGTGGACCTGGCGCTGGTGGAAGAGCGCTACCAGCCGCCGGACCACCCCGTGCGCCTGCAGTTCCCGGAAGGGAAGTACCTCAAGTTCTACGTGATGCAGTCGGTGTAG
- a CDS encoding serine aminopeptidase domain-containing protein: MVQKGQFLERSTLIPVGSAGTVMEGTVHRGQKSPPLLILPPRPEEGGGMDHVLAAEVAFAVARAGFPTLRFNHRGVGASQGVRGTGGALVEDAEAAMRVALENAGTTALAVASLHGGARVALALQERHPAVGGLCLVAPDVDPLSLVRLSCPLLVIVGAEDTRVPRAALAAAVAEAGGDLEVIDDAGATFHRNLPQVGRAAAAWLQRLAGG, translated from the coding sequence ATGGTCCAGAAAGGTCAGTTCCTGGAGCGCTCCACGCTCATCCCCGTGGGTTCGGCCGGCACGGTGATGGAGGGCACCGTGCACCGGGGCCAGAAGTCGCCGCCGCTGCTCATCCTCCCGCCCCGGCCGGAGGAAGGAGGCGGGATGGATCACGTCCTGGCGGCGGAGGTGGCCTTCGCGGTGGCCCGGGCGGGCTTTCCCACCTTGCGCTTCAACCACCGGGGCGTGGGGGCCAGCCAGGGCGTCCGGGGCACCGGCGGGGCGCTGGTGGAGGACGCGGAGGCGGCGATGCGCGTGGCGCTGGAGAACGCGGGGACGACGGCGCTCGCGGTGGCGTCCCTGCACGGCGGGGCCCGGGTGGCGCTGGCGCTCCAGGAGCGGCACCCGGCCGTGGGCGGACTGTGTCTGGTGGCGCCGGATGTGGACCCGCTGTCACTCGTGCGACTGTCATGTCCGCTGCTGGTGATCGTGGGGGCAGAGGACACCCGGGTGCCCCGGGCGGCGCTGGCCGCGGCTGTCGCGGAGGCCGGGGGCGATTTAGAGGTCATCGACGATGCCGGGGCGACCTTCCATCGCAACCTTCCCCAGGTGGGGCGGGCGGCGGCGGCATGGCTCCAGCGCCTGGCGGGCGGGTAG
- a CDS encoding S8 family serine peptidase, whose product MRMRRWNVVLAALALSASACASASREPEAPAGQDLAAAQAEVSRAVAEGSDDVVSGAIVVDFKDGTTKEQFDAWEQEWGVDLEFNSLEGPRTGVTLAVGVDGVEDVLQRIRQNPAVESAEPLMQVRTSYTPNDPQFEAQWNLRMIDMPKAWDGNRGKGVVVAVIDTGIAYEDHDDFKQVPDLKGVSFVKGYDFVNDDEHANDDHGHGTHVAGTIAQATNNGEGVAGVAFDATLMPLKVLNHFGSGTSADIADAIRFAADHDAKVINMSLGGGLYSQVMASAVDYARKKGVTVVAAAGNTGRGRVEFPAAYPGAVAVSAVGPSGTRAPYSSYGKELDIAAPGGDKSRGDTGGILQNTIDPRDPARSIYAWYQGTSMAAPHVAAVAAMLYGAGATTPDEVEQALYAGAKAAENQAWTEEYGHGVLNANASLKAFNGASPRWPSLGWAAALLALVLLTLRGRERPGYLNVLFRPAFLVPLVLSTVGFFFLRTWFAGAAGAAQDVVSVASLPIPDWQRIIFGRGTVNPLFYSALIPLLLSLPAIAWRGFRPAVGGLALGFAGFLAYAAWVGAPALAWMPFTFLAKPWLGFNTVVCLVIARAMLKRGDA is encoded by the coding sequence ATGCGGATGAGGCGATGGAACGTGGTTCTCGCGGCGCTGGCCCTGTCGGCCTCGGCGTGCGCTTCCGCGTCGCGGGAGCCGGAGGCCCCGGCCGGGCAGGACCTGGCGGCCGCGCAGGCGGAGGTGTCCCGGGCGGTGGCGGAGGGCTCGGACGACGTGGTGTCCGGCGCCATCGTGGTGGACTTCAAGGACGGCACCACCAAGGAGCAGTTCGACGCCTGGGAGCAGGAGTGGGGCGTGGACCTGGAGTTCAACTCCCTGGAGGGCCCCCGCACGGGCGTCACGCTGGCGGTGGGCGTGGACGGCGTGGAGGACGTGCTCCAGCGCATCCGCCAGAACCCGGCGGTGGAGTCCGCCGAGCCGCTCATGCAGGTGCGCACCAGCTACACGCCGAACGACCCCCAGTTCGAAGCCCAGTGGAACCTTCGGATGATCGACATGCCGAAGGCCTGGGACGGCAACCGGGGCAAGGGCGTGGTGGTGGCGGTCATCGACACGGGCATCGCCTACGAGGACCACGACGACTTCAAGCAGGTGCCGGACCTGAAGGGCGTGTCGTTCGTGAAGGGCTATGACTTCGTCAACGACGACGAGCACGCCAACGACGACCACGGCCACGGCACGCACGTGGCGGGCACCATCGCGCAGGCCACCAACAACGGCGAGGGCGTGGCGGGCGTGGCGTTCGACGCGACGCTGATGCCGCTCAAGGTGCTGAACCACTTTGGCAGCGGCACCTCCGCGGACATCGCGGACGCCATCCGCTTCGCGGCGGACCACGACGCGAAGGTCATCAACATGTCGCTGGGCGGTGGCCTGTACTCGCAGGTCATGGCCAGCGCGGTGGACTACGCGCGCAAGAAGGGCGTCACCGTGGTGGCCGCGGCGGGCAACACCGGGCGCGGCCGGGTGGAGTTCCCCGCGGCGTACCCCGGCGCGGTGGCGGTGAGCGCGGTAGGCCCGTCCGGTACGCGCGCGCCGTACTCGTCCTACGGCAAGGAGCTGGACATCGCGGCGCCCGGTGGTGACAAGAGCCGGGGCGATACGGGCGGCATCCTCCAGAACACCATCGACCCGCGCGACCCGGCGCGCTCCATCTACGCCTGGTACCAGGGCACCAGCATGGCCGCGCCGCACGTGGCCGCCGTCGCCGCGATGCTCTACGGCGCGGGCGCCACCACGCCGGACGAGGTGGAGCAGGCGCTCTACGCCGGCGCCAAGGCGGCGGAGAACCAGGCCTGGACGGAGGAGTACGGCCACGGCGTCCTCAACGCGAATGCCTCGCTGAAGGCCTTCAACGGCGCTTCGCCCCGGTGGCCGTCGCTGGGCTGGGCCGCGGCGCTGCTCGCGCTGGTGCTGCTCACGCTGCGCGGTCGCGAGCGTCCGGGTTACCTCAACGTCCTCTTCCGCCCGGCGTTCCTCGTGCCGCTGGTGCTCTCCACGGTGGGCTTCTTCTTCCTGCGCACCTGGTTCGCGGGCGCGGCGGGCGCTGCCCAGGACGTGGTGAGCGTGGCGTCGCTGCCCATCCCGGACTGGCAGCGGATCATCTTCGGCCGGGGCACGGTGAACCCGCTGTTCTACAGCGCGCTCATTCCCCTGCTGCTGTCGCTGCCGGCCATCGCGTGGCGGGGCTTCCGGCCGGCGGTGGGCGGCCTGGCGTTGGGCTTCGCGGGCTTCCTGGCCTACGCGGCGTGGGTGGGCGCTCCGGCGCTGGCGTGGATGCCCTTCACCTTCCTGGCGAAGCCGTGGCTGGGCTTCAACACGGTGGTGTGCCTCGTCATCGCCCGCGCGATGCTCAAGCGGGGGGACGCGTGA
- a CDS encoding DUF5818 domain-containing protein has protein sequence MKLSGTVQYQDLEGGVWVLKADDGRTYQLAGGDRKIKKDGQRISAEGSIQRDAVTAAMVGPVFHVSSYKPEE, from the coding sequence GTGAAGCTCTCCGGCACGGTGCAGTACCAGGACCTGGAGGGCGGCGTGTGGGTCCTGAAGGCAGACGACGGCCGGACGTACCAGCTCGCGGGCGGTGACCGGAAGATCAAGAAGGACGGTCAGCGCATCTCCGCCGAGGGCAGCATCCAGCGCGACGCCGTCACCGCCGCCATGGTGGGGCCGGTGTTCCACGTCAGCTCGTACAAGCCGGAGGAGTAG